A genomic stretch from Pseudooceanicola aestuarii includes:
- a CDS encoding SDR family NAD(P)-dependent oxidoreductase, translated as MMNAAGLFDIQGQNAIVTGAANGIGRAMAEVLLANGANVTLVDLDRSVLALAQALDGSPGRAQGVVADVADAAQLTEAMARAYGWQGRMDIVCANAGKGAGAGPLNPAGALAAVSPQEWTGIVELNLTSVFNTIQMAASYMRPQKSGRIIVTSSVAGLRGETMVGYAYAATKAATANLVRQAAIELSRDNVLINAIAPGPIRTNIGNGRMHDGTVEEAFAGRVPLGRIGEPEEIKGVTMLLASAASSYITGAVIPIDGGCNACG; from the coding sequence ATGATGAATGCCGCCGGCCTGTTCGACATCCAGGGTCAGAACGCCATCGTGACCGGCGCCGCCAACGGCATCGGCCGCGCGATGGCAGAGGTGCTGTTGGCAAACGGGGCCAATGTGACGCTTGTCGATCTGGATCGCAGCGTCCTTGCGCTGGCCCAGGCTCTGGACGGCAGTCCCGGACGCGCTCAAGGCGTGGTGGCGGATGTCGCGGATGCAGCACAACTGACGGAGGCCATGGCCCGGGCCTACGGCTGGCAGGGGCGGATGGACATCGTTTGCGCCAATGCCGGCAAGGGCGCCGGTGCCGGCCCCCTGAATCCGGCTGGCGCGTTGGCGGCCGTGTCACCGCAGGAATGGACGGGCATCGTGGAACTGAACCTGACCAGCGTGTTCAACACGATCCAGATGGCGGCCAGCTACATGCGGCCGCAGAAATCCGGCCGCATCATCGTGACCTCCTCCGTTGCCGGGCTGCGTGGTGAGACCATGGTCGGCTATGCCTATGCCGCGACCAAGGCGGCGACGGCGAACCTGGTCCGGCAAGCCGCGATCGAGCTGTCCCGGGACAATGTCCTGATCAATGCCATTGCGCCCGGTCCGATCCGAACGAATATCGGCAATGGCCGAATGCACGACGGGACGGTGGAGGAGGCCTTTGCCGGGCGGGTTCCCCTGGGCCGGATCGGCGAGCCGGAGGAAATCAAGGGGGTGACAATGCTGCTTGCCTCTGCGGCGTCCAGCTACATCACCGGCGCGGTCATACCCATTGACGGTGGTTGCAATGCCTGCGGCTGA
- a CDS encoding ABC transporter ATP-binding protein — protein MSAFLEIENLNAFYGQVQALHGLSLSMERGTITTLLGANGAGKTTTLRAICNMIRTTGTISLDGQRISGRSTERIVEMGVAHVPQGRGTFTPLTVDENLRLGAMTRKDHRAIEEDIDKMFIRFPILKRRRSQQAGTLSGGEQQMLAVARALMLRPGLMLLDEPSFGLAPLVVQELFEILEQVNRDDGVSILVVEQNAQLALKIATKAYVIASGEIAMSGPADEIAQDDEVRKSYLGY, from the coding sequence ATGAGCGCGTTTCTGGAAATCGAAAACCTGAATGCCTTCTACGGGCAGGTTCAGGCCCTGCACGGGCTGTCCCTGTCGATGGAACGAGGGACGATCACGACGTTGCTTGGTGCGAATGGCGCAGGCAAGACGACAACCCTGCGCGCGATCTGCAACATGATCCGCACCACCGGCACGATCAGCCTGGACGGTCAGCGGATATCGGGACGCAGCACCGAGCGCATTGTCGAGATGGGCGTGGCCCACGTGCCCCAGGGGCGCGGCACCTTCACCCCGCTGACAGTCGATGAAAACCTGCGACTGGGCGCCATGACCCGCAAGGACCATCGCGCCATCGAAGAGGACATCGACAAGATGTTCATCCGGTTCCCGATCCTCAAACGGCGTCGGTCGCAACAGGCCGGAACGCTGTCCGGCGGAGAGCAGCAGATGCTTGCGGTCGCCCGTGCCCTGATGTTGCGGCCCGGGCTCATGCTGCTGGACGAACCCTCCTTCGGGTTGGCGCCGCTGGTGGTGCAGGAATTGTTCGAGATCCTCGAACAGGTCAATCGCGATGACGGGGTCAGCATCCTGGTCGTCGAACAGAACGCGCAATTGGCGCTGAAGATCGCGACAAAGGCCTACGTGATCGCCAGCGGCGAGATCGCGATGTCGGGTCCGGCGGATGAAATCGCGCAGGATGACGAAGTGCGTAAATCCTATCTCGGCTATTAA
- a CDS encoding ABC transporter ATP-binding protein, whose protein sequence is MTHRSETILDVRDVHVEFSGIVALDGVSFGIAQDEILGLIGPNGAGKTTLFNCLSRLYHPTQGDIVLDGKSILNRPAHQIAKVGIGRTFQNVALFADLTVRDNISVGMHALTRGNVISDALRLPTSRRTEAQIRAATTEIAELLEIADVLDVTAANLPFGTQKRVELARALAAKPRILLMDEPAGGLNQEEVFVLGDLMKRVRTEFRTSILLVEHHMGLVMSIADHVVALNFGRKLAEGTPAEIQAHPRVIEAYLGGGDT, encoded by the coding sequence ATGACCCACAGAAGCGAAACAATCCTGGATGTCCGGGACGTGCATGTCGAATTCAGCGGTATCGTTGCCCTGGATGGCGTGTCGTTCGGAATTGCGCAGGATGAGATCCTCGGCCTTATCGGGCCCAATGGCGCGGGCAAGACCACGCTCTTCAATTGCCTCAGCCGGCTGTACCACCCGACGCAGGGCGATATCGTGCTGGACGGCAAGTCGATCCTGAACCGGCCGGCGCACCAGATTGCCAAGGTCGGCATCGGGCGCACGTTTCAGAATGTCGCGCTGTTTGCCGATCTGACCGTACGCGACAATATCAGCGTCGGAATGCACGCGCTGACGCGGGGCAACGTGATCAGCGATGCCCTGCGCCTGCCCACCTCCCGCCGGACCGAGGCGCAGATCCGGGCCGCGACGACCGAAATCGCGGAATTGCTGGAGATCGCCGACGTGCTGGATGTCACCGCCGCCAATCTGCCGTTCGGCACCCAGAAGCGGGTGGAACTGGCGCGGGCCCTGGCCGCGAAACCCCGGATCCTGCTGATGGATGAACCGGCGGGTGGGCTGAACCAGGAGGAAGTCTTCGTCCTGGGCGACCTGATGAAGCGCGTCCGCACCGAGTTCAGGACATCCATCCTGCTGGTCGAACACCACATGGGCCTGGTGATGTCGATCGCGGATCACGTGGTCGCGTTGAATTTCGGCAGGAAACTGGCCGAAGGCACGCCGGCAGAGATACAGGCCCATCCACGGGTCATCGAAGCGTACCTGGGGGGCGGGGACACATGA
- a CDS encoding SDR family NAD(P)-dependent oxidoreductase encodes MGKLENAIAIVTGGAQGIGPETAAHLAAEGARVVLADIAPCDAAVETIRRAGGQVTAVRTDVTYPAQVAAMVDHCCRTFGDPDILINNAALASALDFKPIEAISSEEWTRVFDVNVRGVFECTKAVTPIMRRAGYGKIVNMGSGTFLKGMAGLPHYVASKGAVVGMTRSLARELGPHGIRVNCVSPGLVMTEQMRDHATMGTDAVMSAQIDGRSIPREQVPEDLAGAILFLCSRSSDFITGQTLVVDGGSFLH; translated from the coding sequence GTGGGAAAACTTGAAAATGCGATCGCCATCGTCACTGGCGGGGCACAGGGGATCGGTCCGGAAACAGCCGCACATCTGGCGGCCGAAGGCGCGCGCGTCGTCCTGGCGGATATCGCCCCCTGCGATGCCGCGGTCGAAACCATCCGCCGTGCCGGGGGACAGGTGACCGCTGTCCGGACCGATGTGACCTACCCTGCGCAGGTCGCCGCCATGGTGGATCATTGTTGCCGGACCTTCGGAGACCCCGACATCCTGATCAACAACGCAGCTCTTGCCAGTGCTCTGGATTTCAAGCCGATCGAAGCGATCTCGAGCGAGGAATGGACGCGGGTGTTCGACGTGAACGTGCGCGGCGTGTTCGAATGCACCAAGGCGGTCACGCCAATCATGCGCCGGGCAGGATACGGCAAGATCGTGAACATGGGGTCCGGCACGTTCCTGAAAGGTATGGCGGGATTGCCGCATTACGTCGCCTCCAAGGGGGCAGTCGTCGGCATGACCCGCTCCCTTGCGCGGGAATTGGGACCGCATGGCATCCGGGTGAACTGCGTATCGCCCGGGCTGGTGATGACCGAGCAGATGCGCGACCACGCCACCATGGGCACCGATGCGGTGATGTCTGCCCAGATCGACGGTCGGTCGATCCCGCGCGAACAGGTGCCCGAAGACCTGGCCGGTGCGATCCTGTTCCTGTGTTCGCGCAGCAGCGATTTCATCACCGGCCAGACCCTCGTTGTCGACGGCGGCTCTTTCTTGCATTGA